The Desulfosporosinus acidiphilus SJ4 genome has a window encoding:
- a CDS encoding anaerobic nitric oxide reductase flavorubredoxin: MSFSINKSVTYVGKIDWELKKFHGDELSTHHGSSYNSYLVRDEKIALIDSVWAPFAKEFVSNLKKEIDLKTIDYIIINHGEPDHSGALPELMREIPDTPIYCTANAIKSLKGQYHQEWNFIPVKTGDKLSLGSKEFIFIEARMLHWPDTMFSYLTGDNILFSNDGFGQHLASEHMFNDLVDQGDLYHEALKYYANILTPFNSFVEKKINEILSLNLPVDMICPSHGVIWRDNPLQMVNKYMEWAKNYQENQISIIYDTMWNSTRQMAENIAAGIRQSDPDVTVKLFNSNSNHTDKNDIITEVFKSKAILVGSPTINKGISYAVAGILEMIKGLAFKNKKAAAFGSYGWSGEGNKLISAELEHGGFEIINEGLKVLWNPDDESLIKCREFGQTIGEALK; the protein is encoded by the coding sequence ATGAGTTTCTCTATCAACAAAAGTGTAACCTATGTCGGAAAAATCGATTGGGAATTAAAAAAGTTTCACGGTGATGAGCTCTCTACTCATCATGGTTCGAGTTACAATTCTTATCTTGTCCGTGATGAAAAGATCGCTCTCATCGATAGTGTTTGGGCACCTTTTGCTAAAGAGTTTGTCTCAAATTTAAAAAAAGAAATCGATTTAAAAACCATTGACTACATCATTATCAATCACGGCGAACCCGATCACAGCGGGGCGTTGCCGGAATTAATGAGGGAAATACCGGATACACCTATCTATTGTACTGCTAATGCCATTAAATCCTTAAAAGGCCAGTACCATCAGGAATGGAATTTCATACCGGTTAAAACAGGTGATAAACTAAGTCTTGGATCAAAAGAATTTATTTTTATTGAGGCAAGAATGCTTCATTGGCCGGACACGATGTTTTCTTACTTAACCGGCGACAATATTCTTTTCAGCAATGACGGCTTTGGTCAGCATCTCGCTTCGGAACACATGTTCAACGACTTAGTTGATCAAGGCGATCTTTATCACGAAGCGCTTAAGTATTATGCCAATATCTTAACTCCCTTTAATTCATTTGTAGAGAAAAAAATTAATGAAATCTTAAGCTTGAATTTGCCTGTTGACATGATCTGCCCAAGTCATGGCGTTATCTGGAGAGATAATCCATTACAAATGGTGAATAAGTACATGGAATGGGCTAAAAATTATCAAGAAAATCAAATCAGTATCATCTACGATACAATGTGGAACAGCACCCGCCAAATGGCAGAAAATATTGCCGCTGGAATTAGACAAAGCGATCCAGACGTTACCGTAAAATTATTTAACTCCAATTCTAATCATACTGACAAAAATGACATCATAACAGAAGTCTTCAAATCCAAGGCTATCCTTGTTGGCTCTCCGACGATCAATAAGGGAATTTCCTATGCTGTGGCTGGAATCCTGGAAATGATTAAAGGACTGGCCTTTAAAAACAAAAAAGCTGCTGCTTTTGGCAGTTATGGCTGGAGCGGAGAGGGAAATAAACTTATCTCCGCTGAATTGGAACACGGCGGATTTGAAATAATCAACGAGGGACTGAAAGTGCTTTGGAACCCCGATGACGAAAGCCTCATTAAATGCCGAGAATTTGGCCAGACCATTGGAGAAGCCCTTAAATAA
- a CDS encoding YkgJ family cysteine cluster protein, with protein MNSLPCQECRGLCCGPVPITKHELDSIRRVLKLMPENKRFELKNQQRYFGTCIFYDLDKDICGIHNVRPSICRAFGHYSNLVCFRKPEASTELNWVAAEDPIGILSVDFTWQHFN; from the coding sequence ATGAATAGCCTACCATGTCAAGAGTGCAGAGGATTGTGCTGCGGTCCGGTACCCATTACAAAACATGAGCTTGATTCCATAAGAAGAGTTCTTAAATTAATGCCGGAAAATAAACGATTTGAGTTGAAAAATCAACAGCGGTATTTTGGAACCTGCATTTTCTATGATCTCGATAAAGATATTTGCGGCATTCATAATGTAAGGCCGTCTATATGTCGTGCTTTTGGGCATTACAGCAATTTGGTTTGTTTTAGAAAACCGGAAGCGTCTACGGAGTTAAACTGGGTTGCCGCCGAAGACCCGATAGGTATATTGTCGGTAGATTTTACTTGGCAGCATTTCAATTAA